AGGTGCAGCATCGGGACGAGGACCTGGTCGGTGTAGTCGGCCACCCACTGCTCGGCGGCGCCCGCGCCGAGCGCGGCGACGATCTCGCCGAGCGCGCTGCGGCCGAGCCCGGGCTGCGGGGCGACCAGGCCGACCAGGCACTTCAAGTCGGCGATGTGCGGCGGCACTTCGCGTACGGCGACGTCGAGCCCGGTGATCTCCGGGCCCTGGGCGCGCCCCGGTTCGTCGACGGCGAGCCACGCCGGGTCACGGGTGATGGCGAAGCCCGGGTGCGCGGCGAAGGTGCTCGCGGCGTAGCCCGCGTCGAGCAGCCGGTTGATCTCCAGACCGCGGCGCAGTTCCGTACGGGTGGACTCGCGGCGGGAGTTGGTGAGCCTCAGGCCGAGCGAGAGCTTCAGCATCACGTCGGCGTCGGGCCGGTAGACGGTGCGCACACTGGAGGTCGGCCACCACTCGGCGCCGAGCTCGCCGAGCGGCTTCAGCGCGCCGGAGGCGACCAGGCGCGCGATACGCGGCCGGTGCAGCAGGTCACGGGCCTGCCACGGGTGCGCCGGTACCAACACCCGGCCGTCGGCGGGGCGTTGACCGGCCAGTTCGGCGAGCAGCTGGACGGTGTCCTTGCCCGCCAGCGAGGGCGCGCCGTCGACGGCGTCGTGAGAGACCACCGAGGCGTCGGCCTCGAACCAGTGCAACCGGAAGGAGCCGCGAAGCTCCGGTGAGAACGCGGCGGCGTCGTGGTCCGAGATGCCGTCGCGGCTCTTGGGCGCGGGGTGGTTCAAGTGCCCCAGAAGCAGGGCCTGTTCGGCGTCCAGGAAGCCGTCGGTGCCTTTCGGCGGCTCGGGGTTGGCGCGGCGGTGACCGATGAAGGAGGCCACCCGGCGCACCGACTCGGCGGTGCGCTCGACCAGATCGGCCACCTCGCCCTCGGGTACGCCTCCGGCGCGGCTGCCGCCCCGTACCGCGGCCTCGGTGGAGAGCAGGGCGACGGCGGTCACCGGGTCCGCCGCCGCACCCAGCGGCCCGCCTGGGCCCTCCAGGCGTGCCGGTGCGAAGCGGTGCCAGCCGGTGGGGGAGCAGTGGGTCACCTCGGTGACCAGCGCCAGTCCGGCGGTCGGCAGCTCGACGCGCAGCGGGCCGGGCGCGACCGGGGAGCCGGTCTCCCGCAGCCAGCAGCGCAACAGCGCCTCGACATGGGCGTGTTCGGCCGCGGCCCGCGGGTTCAGCGTGTGCAGCGGGTCGGCCGGTACGCCGCCGGGAGTCGAAGTCGTCGCGGGGGTGCTCATCCGGCGCTCTCCTCAATGAGACGTGCACAGGCCCGGCCTGCGTCGAGTACGACGGCCACGAGATCGTCGATGTCCTCGGTCGTGGTGGTGGGGTTGAGCAGGGTGAACTTCAGGCACACCTGCTTGGTCGCCGGGTCCTCGGCCGAGGCGACCTCGGTACGTCCGATGAGCGCGGTGCCGGTCTCCAGGAGCCGGCGCCGCAGGGCGCCGTTGAGTTCGTCCGCCCGGGACAAGTCCGTGGTGCGGTAGCGGAAGACCACCGTGGTGAGTTCGGCCGGTGCGACCAGTTCGAGCCGGGGCTCGGCGAGGATGCGCTGCTCGGCGTGGCGGGCCAGGTCGTGGCAGGTGTCGACCATCCGGCCCAGGCCCTCGCGGCCGTAGGCCAGCATCGTGGCGGTGGCCTTCACCGCGTCCGGGCGGCGGGTGGTCTGCAGACTCCGGCCGAGCAAACCGTCGTAGCCCGCCTCCGAGTCGTCCGTCGGATTGAGGTAGGCGACCTCGCGGTCCAGCGAGGTGAACGCGGTGGTGTCGGAGACGAGCAGGACGCTGGTGGCGGCCGGCTGCCAGCCGATCTTGTGCAGATCCAGGGTGATGGAGTCGGCGAGTTCGAGTCCGTCGAGTCGTTTGGCGAGCCGGTCCGAGAGCAGGGCGCCGAATCCGTACGCGGCGTCGACGTGCATCCAGACGCCGTGCCCGGAGGCGATCTCGGCGATCTGCGGCAGTGGGTCGATGGAGCCGAAGTCGGTGGTGCCCGCCGTCGCCATCACCGCGAGCGGTGTCCGGTCCGGGCCGAGCGCGTCGAGCGCCGCGGCCAGCGCCTCGGGACGCATGCGCCGCCGCGCGTCGGTCGCGATCGGGTGTACGGCGGCTTCGCCGAGTCCGAGTGCCGCGCAGGCGCGGTGCACCGAGAAGTGGGCGAGCTCGGAGCAGAACACGACGGGGCCGGGCAGCGCGGCCACCCCGTGCTCGCGGGCGTTGAGTCCGCGGCGCAGGGCGGCGGCGTCCCGGGCGAGCAGCAGGCCGAGGAGGTTGGACAGCGAGCCGCCGGGGGTCAGGACGCCGTCGGCGCGGTCGCCGAGTCCGGCCAGGCGGGTCAGCGCCTGGATCAGCCAGCGCTCGACGGCGATCGCCGAGGGGCCCGAGTCGTAGGTGTCGAGCGAGGCGTTGCCCGCGGAGGCCAGAACGTCGGCGGCCACCGCGACCGACAGCGTCGGCGGCTGCAGATGGGCGGCCGCACGCGGGTGCGACAGATCGATGCCGTGCTCGATCAGCACATTGGCCATCAGGTTCAGCGCCGCTCTGGTGCCCATGCCCGCGTCGGGGAGCCGGGCGTCGCCGAGGGCCTTGGCCGCCGCGGCGAGTACCTCGGCCGGAGTGCCCGCGGGGATCGGGCCTGCCGGACGGGCGGCGGAAAGGGCGGTGTCGACCGTTTCCGTCAGGGCAGCCCGCACCTCGGCGAGACCCTCGCGGGTCCCGGCGAGCACGGACGGGGGGAACGGGGCGGGAACGGGTGGTGCTTCGGTCAGCGGTATCACGCGCCGGTCTCCTCAGCCTTCTGCGAGCGGATTGGGGTGCGTGCCGTTGGGGTACAGCGCGTGGCGCAGTGCGCGGTCGCCGTAGCGCGTGACCACGATCCGGTCGCGGTTGAGCCCGTAACGCGGGATCTCGGGGGTCAGCAGGTCGTACTCGGCGAAGCGCTCGGCCAGTTCCGGATTGCGCTTCTGGAAGTCGAGGATGGTCTGGCGGACCAGGGACCAGAAGGTCTTCTCCGGGACGCCCAACTGCTCGGCGCACAGCGGCGCGAGGTAGCGGAAGTGCCCGACGAACACCTGGTCCATCACGTGCTGCTTGATGATCGAGGGGTGCTTGCGCGGCAGTACGTGGTCGTGCCCGTCCGGCTCGGCGCCGCGCTCGGGCACGTCGGTGAAGGACACACAGACGTCGTCGACGAAGTCCTTCAGGTACAGGCGGACCGGCACGTTGTTCTCGTCGTAGCCGAGCAGGGTGTTCTGGCCGTGCGGGTTGAAGGTGACCCCGTACCGGTAGAGCACGTGCAGGATCGGTACCAGGAGGGTGTCGAACAGGCGCCGCAGCCACTCCTGCGGCTCGAGGCCCGAGGAGCGGACGAGCGCGGCCACGAAGGCGTCGCCGGTGTGGTCGACGTGCAGCAGCGAGGCGAAGGTGCGCACCCGCTCGTCGGCGTCCTTGCGGGCGGTGACCGAGTCGCGCCAGATGCAGCCCAGGGTCTCCAGGTGCTGGTACGGGGCGTCCGGGAGTTTGGTCAGGTAGGGGTGGCGCACCGTCACCGAGGCGACCTCGCCGAGGAAGACGGTGCGGCAGGTGTCGGTCAGGAACGGATCGCGCTCGACGAGTCCGCGCAGCCACTGGGTGACGACCGGCGCGCCCATCGTGCAGTGCGGCGGAATCCCGCGCCACACAAGGGTGTTGAGGATCTTCAGCGGGAGTTTGACGTCGTACCGGTCGGGGGTGCCGACGTTGGCCATGGTGCGGATCGACTGACCCGGAAGATAGGCGTCCTGGCTCTCGCCGAGCGGGATGATGCGCTGCTGGGCGATGTCCGCGGCGTGCAGGATCTGCACCGCGTGGTCCCACTGCCAGGGGTGCACCGGCATCCACACATAGCCCTGCGGGTCGGCTCCGGCGGCTTCCAGTACCGCGGTGAAGCGCGCCCGGGTGGACTCGTCCAACTCGCGGGCGAGGATGGCCTCTTCGGACAGTTCGGAGGTACCGCGGAACTCGGCGAGACCGCGGTGCACGGCCACCCACTGCAGGGTCAGCGGCTGGGCGGACTCGGGCGCGTAGCGGCGGACGTCGGTGGCCGAGAAGCCGATCCGGCCCTTGTTGGCGACCAGGAGGTTGTGGCCGGTCATCCGGCACTCCAGCTCGCTGTGGCCGAGGTCGAGCAGCTCGGCCACGGTCTCGCCGCCGTGGGTGATACGGGCGGCGTCGACGGCCAGCGTGGCGGAGAGTTCGGTGAAGTAGGTGGCCACGGTCGAGGGGTCGGTGCCCAGCGTCGAGGCCGCTTCAAGCAGGAACTGCTGTGCGTCCCAGGCCGGTTCGGCTATGGAGTTGCCCAACATGCTGGTCGCGGTACGGGTCAGGGACCTCGGGTCCACCCGCAGCCAGCCGAAGGCGCCCACGGTGGCTCTGAAGGCGTAGGAGGTGCCGCTGTCGAGGTCGATGCGGTAGCCGCCCTCGCCGGTGTCCACCGCCTTGAGCATGTCCTCGAAGCACCACTCTCCGACGGCCTTCGCAAGGAGCTGTTGGTTGGCTTCCCGCCAGGCCGCGGGAGTCACCTCCGACAGGTCGGGCACGGGGTGGTTCTGCGGGGTGGGCATCAGCGGCTCCGAAGTGTCGCGGTAGGCAAGGCTCCTGGGCCCGGTGACCAGGCCGAGGAGGAGTTTAGGTAAGGTTTACCTAACTCACAAGCCCATCTCGACGGGTTCCGGTGTGACGAGCGCTCAACTCGCCCCGTATGCGCACCTCGTGGCGGGTGCCGGAACCCCTCCGCTGTGATTAGGTTAACCTAACCAAACCTTTCTGGCACTCCCCATCCCCGAGGTGATCAGCGATGCCCGCCAGCCCGCACGCCGCACGCTGGACGTTCGCCCTGGTCAGTGCGGGCGGGGTCGTGATGACCCTCGATGTGACCGTGGTCAACGTCGCACTCGCCGCCATCGCCCGGGACTTCGACGCCGGACTCGACCGCGTGCAGTGGACCGTGTCGGCGTACTCGCTCGCCTTCGGGGCGCTGCTGCTCACCGCGGGCGCGCTCTCCGACCGCATAGGCCGCAGGGCCGTGTTCACCGCGGGCATGGTCCTGTTCACCCTCGCCTCGGCCGCCTGCGGACTGGCACCCGACGCGGGCACCCTCATCGTCGCCCGCGCGGCCCAAGGGCTCGGCGGATCCATGGTGTTCGCACCCGCGCTCGCCCTGATCGCCGCCGCCTACGAAGGCGCCCGTCGCCAGGCGGCGATCGCCTCCTTCGCCGCCATCGCCTCCGCGGCCGGAGCCCTCGGGCCGGTGGTCGGCGGCATCCTGGTGCAGACCCTGGGCTGGCGGTGGATCTTCCTCGTCAACGTGCCGATCGGCGTACTGGTCGTCGCGGGCGCACTGACCCGGATGCCCGAGTCCGCGGCGCCCGAACACCCGCGCCGCCTCGACCCGTTGGGCGCACTCCTCGCCGTCGGCGCCCTGCTCGCGCTGCACTACCCCCTGACCGTCGGCCCCGAGAAGGGCTGGACGTCACCCGGAGTGTTCCTGTCGGCCACGGCCGGACTCACCCTGGCCGCCGCCCTGGTGGCCAGCCAGCGCCGCCCGGACGGACTCATCGACATGGCCCTGCTGCGGATCCGCGCCCTGTCCGGCGCCGCGGTCCTGGGCTTCCTCGCCCGGATGACCTGCCTCGGCGTACTGGCCTTCGTCACCCTGTGGCTCCAGGCCACGCACGACTACTCACCGCTCGAAGTCGGCCTGCATCTGCTGCCGTTGACCGGCAGTGTGCTGGTCGCCGGGATGTTCGTGGCCCGGCTGCAGAAGCTCCACCCGCCACAGACACTGGTGGCGGCCGGCTTCGCCGCACAGGCCCTCGGACTGCTCGCTCTCGCGGCCGCCGCGGACGGCGGCCCGCTGCTGACGGCGACCGGCCTCGTCCTGCTCGGCTGCGGCAGCGCCGTCATCTTCCCGCCGTTGATGGGCGTCGCGGTGGGCGCCGTACCCGCCGACCGGGCAGGCATGGCCTCGGGCCTGACCAACGCCTGCTATCCGCTCGGCACGGCCACCGGGGTGGCCGTGTTCGGCGCCCTGTTCACCGCGCGCGTCGATGCCGGACTGAGCACCGCCGAGGGCGCGTCGGCCGCCCAAGAGGCCACCGGGACAGGGCAGTTCGGCGACATCGAGCCCAGCCTGCGGCCGGTTGCCCAGGAGGCGTTCACCGACGCCTTCACCGCCGTCTGTCTCGCCTCGGCGGCCCTGTGCCTGCTCGGCATGCTGGCCGCCCGCACACTGCGGCCGGTGCCCACGAGCGCGGACACGCCCGTGGGCCGCTCCCTGACCGGTACCGCTCAGGCGTCCTGATTGCGGCGCAGCAGCCACACCAGATACGGCGCACCGATCAGCGAGGTCACGATGCCCACCGGGATCTCGGTCGGCGCGATCAGCCAGCGCCCGAGCGCGTCCGAGGAGACCACGAGCACCGCACCGAGCACGGCTGCCATCGGCACCATCCGCGCGGCGCTGTTGCCGACGAGGCGGCGCGCCAGGTGCGGAGCGACCAGTCCGACGAAGCCGATCGCGCCCACCGCCGCAGCCGTACCGGACGCCAGCACGGCACCCGCACCGAGCACCAGCAGCCGTACGCGCCCAAGGCGCAGCCCGAGCGCGCGCGGCAGCTCGTCGCCAAGCGCCAGCATGTTCACCGGACGTGAGGCGAACACCAGGAGCACGGCGACCACCGCGGGCAGCACCAGCCAGTTCAGTGCGGTGTAATCACGGCCGTACGTACTGCCGTTGAGCCAGGTCAGTGCCGCGGAGATGTTCATCTGCGCGCCGACCACCATGATGTTGACCAGTGCCATCGCGGTGGCGCCCGCCCCGAGTCCGACGAGCACCACACGCGTCGGGTCCAGACCGCTGCGGCCGCCGCTCTTGGGGCCCCTGGCCACCAGGACGACCAGACTCAGCATCAGCACACCGCCGATCCCCGCCGCGAACGGCAGAGCGACCGCGGGAGCCGAGGGAACGACGAGGATGACCAGCATGGCCGCCACCGAGGCGCCACCGGTCACGCCCACCAGGCCCGGCTCGGCCAGCGGGTTGCGCACCACCGCCTGAACCGCCGATCCGGCGACCGCCAGACAGGCACCCGCCAGCGCCGCCACCAAAATGCGCGGCAGCCGGTACGAGAGGACCGCCTCGGTCATCGGGTCGCCCGAGCCGAACAGTGCCGTGCCCAACTGGCCCCAGCTGATGTGCACATCACCGATGCGCAGCCCGATCGCCATCGCGGCCGCCAGCGCGACAAGACCGGCGCCGATCGCCACCGTGTAGGCGGGCAGGTGCCGTTGACCGGCCACCGTCACCGCCGCACCACTGTCCGCGTCACCCGTGCTCACCCGGCGCGCCAGCGCCATGAACACCGGTCCGCCGATCAGCGCGGTGACCACGCCGACCGGGATCTCCGCGTACCCGGCCGACGGGGGCAGGGTCAGCTGGGCCGCCGCGTCCGCGGTGAGCACCAGGGCGGCGGACAGTACGGCCGCCAGCGGGATGAGCAACGCGTGCTTGCGAACGCCGAGTTGGCGCACCATGACCGGCGCGATGAGGCCGACGAAGCCGATCGGTCCGGCCAGCGAGACCGCCGAGGCCGAAAGCAGCACGGCGATCAGGAAGGCCGCCGGACGGATGCGCTCCACCCGCACGCCCATCGCCTGAGCGGTCTCGTCGCCCAGGCCCATCAGGTCGAGCGGCCGGGCGAGGAGCGGGGCGAGCAGAGCGCCGAAGAGCACCAACGCGCCGAGCGTCAACGGCCGTTCGAGGCCGGACTGCATCAGCGTGCCGTTGCCCCAGAAGAACAGCCCGCGGGTGGCCTGCACGTCGAGGATCTGCATCAGCTCGGCGGCCGACGTACCCGCGAGCGCGACGGTCGCACCGGCGAGCAGCACCCGGCCCGGCGTCAGAACGCCACCGCTGGTGAGCAGATACACGAGACCGATCGCGACCAGCCCGCCGAGGAAGGCCGCGCCGCCGGAGGGTATCGGACCGAGGTCCGCGCCGGTGAACGCGACGAGCACCACGGCGAAGTAGGCACCGGCGTTGACGCCCAGGGTGTCCGGGGCCGCCAGCGGATTGCGGGTCGCGCCCTGGATGAGCACCCCGGACACACCGAGGGCGACACCGACCACGAGCCCGGTGAGCGTACGCGGCAGCCGCGCACCGAGAAGCACGTCCTCGGTGTTCTGGTCGCCACTGCCCACCAGAACCCGCGCGATGTCGCCGATGCCCACGCCGGAGGCGCCGAGACCGAGATGGACGACGCCCACCAGGCACAGGACGAGGGACAGCCCGCCGCCCACGAGCAGAGCTCGTGGGCGGCGGCTGAGCACAGGAACCGAAGCGGTCATCAGACCTTGAGCGCCTTACCGGTCTCGTCGAGGATCTGCACCGCCGACAGCGGGCCGCCGAACAGCCAGGTGCCCGGGTCCAAAGCGCGGGTGCGGTCCTGCTTGACGAAACTCAGGTTCTTCCAGACCGGGTTGCCCGCCAGATCACCCGTGAAGGGGTTGTCGGCCTCACTGGCCACGTACAGGAACGTCGAGTCCTTCTCGACCTTCGTCAGGCCCTCCACACCGACGGTGGTCATGCCCCAGACGTCGGACTTGCCCTTCCAACCGTTCTTCAGACCCGCGAGGTTGAGCACCTGCGGGGCGAAGGCGTCGTCGGTGAGCATCCGGATCGAAGCGGTGCCGTTGGCGGTGAAGCCCTGCGCGAGCGCGTACTTCAGGCCCGCCTTGTCGGCCTTCGCCAGACGGGACTTGAGGTCGGCGGCCTTGGTGTCGATCTGTCCGATGACTTCCTTGGCCTTGTCCTCCTTGCCCACGGCCTTCGCGAGCTCGGTGAAGTTGTGCTTCATCGTCTCGAGCTGGGGCTTGGTGGTGTACTTGAACGACGCCACGGGGGCGATGCTCTTGAGCTGCTTGAGGTTCGACTTCGAGCGGTCGTCGTCGATCACGATCAGGTCGGGACGCAGCGCCCGGATCTTCTCCAGGCTCGGCTCGTTGCGGTCACCGACGTCGGTGACCTGCTTCGGAAGCTCGGCGCCCTTGGCGGTGATCCACGTGCCGTAGCCCTTGTTGTCGGCGCTGCCCACCGGCGTGACGCCGAGCGCCACGAGCTCCTCGGTGTAGGTCCACTCCAGGGCCACGACCTTCTTCGCGGGCTTGTCGAGGTGGACCGTACCGCGCTCGGTGTCGATCGCGATCTTGCCCTTGCCGGACTTGTCGCCCCCCGACTCGTCACCGGCGTCCCCGGCGGTGCCGCCTCCGCAGCCGACCGCGGCCAGCATGAGCGCGACGGCGGTGCCGCCCGTCGCGAGGGCGCGCAGCATTCTGTGCATGGTGGAGTTTCTCCCTTGTGCTGATGGTGAAGGACGGGTCGTACTTGGGGGGTTGGGGTGTTGGTTCAGGAGGCGGCGGCGGGCGCGGACCGCTGCGGGAAGCAGGCGAGGTAGCCGCTCTCGGGGTCGCGTACGACGTCGACCCGCAGCCCGAAGGCACGCTCGATGGTGTCCGGGGTGAGGATCTCCTCCGGCGTCCCGGAGGCCGTCACCGAGCCGTCGGAGACCACCACGACCTCGTCGGCGTACGCGGCCGCCTGCATCAGGTCGTGCAGGACGACGCCGCAGGCGATGTCGTGCTCACGGGCCAGTTTGCGGACCACGTCGAGCACCTCGAACTGGTGCCGCAGGTCCAGATACGTCGTGGGCTCGTCGAGCAGAAGTACACCCGCACGCTGGGCAAGTACCGTTGCCAGCCAGGCGCGTTGGCGCTCGCCGCCGGACAGTTCGTCGAGCCTGCGGTCGGCCAGCGGACCGGCGTCGGTGACCTCCAGCGCCCACTCGATCGAGGAGAGGTCCTCGTCGGTGTGCCGGGCGAACGCGCCCCGGTGGGCGTAGCGGCCGTGCCTGACCAGCTCACGGACCGTCACCCCGGCGGGTACCAGCGATGCCTGCGGAAGAAAGGCGAGTTCCTGCGAAAGGGACCGCCTGGAAAGCGAGTTGAGGGGACGGCCGTCGATCTGCACCTCGCCGCCGATCGGCGGGAGCAACCCCGCGACGGTGCGCAACAGGGTCGACTTGCCACAGCCGTTGGGCCCGACCAGAACGGTGATGGCACCGGCACGCAACGACACGTCGACCTGCTTGAGCACCGTCCGGCCCGCATGCCCGACCTCGAGCTCCTTCGCCACCAGACGAACGCCGCCCTTGGACACCACGTAACCTCCCCGCCTCGGACCGTCGGCGCCACCATACATTTTAGGTAAGCCAAACCTAATACCCGGGCCCGTGAATGTTCGATCCGTAACCGCGTTGAGACTTAGCGTCCCGGTCCGCGGCCACCGTCGCGGGGCTGTGCGATTCCGGCAAACCGAACGGGCCGCGGGGACCTGCGGCGATGCGTCGACGCCGAGGAGGCCCGACTCGCAGGCGAGCGGCGGCTGTCGGGCGGCAGGCAGAGTACGCGCTGCCGCCCGAAGTCACAACTCCCCATTGATTGGCGGTATTTGGCCTACGCGGCGCAGAACTCGTTGCCCTCCGGATCACGCATGATCCACCAGTGTCCGGCAGGGCCCTGGTCCACCTCACGGACCCGGGTCGCCCCCAGCGCTTCCAGTCGGGCCGCCAGCACTTCGAGGCCCCCCGCCTCGCCGTGGATGTCGATGTGCAGCCGGTTCTTGACGGACTTCTCCTCCGGTACGTCCTGGAAGAGCAGCCGTCGTCCGCCGCCGACCCCGCTCGTCGGGTCGAACGGGTCCTCGGGATGGCGGACCGCGGCATAGCCCCGGAAGGTCTTGCGCCCGTGGTGCTCCGCCACCGCGGCCTCGGGCAGCTGCCCGGCCGCGAGCAGCTGCTCGACGAGCGGGCTCGGGTCCTCCACCTCGTAGCCCAGCGCGGCGGCCCAGAAGTCCGCGAGGGTCGCCGCGTCCCTGCTGTCGATGACCAGCTTCCAGTTCAGTGCCATACGACCAGTCTGCCCGCGCCGCCTGCCCGCCACGACTCCGAGGAGAGCGGGCGGGACCGCGATCCGGGCAGGTCTCCGCCGCCGGCGCCGGGGGAGCGCTGCGCAGAGTGAAGGACGACGCACCCAGCGGGAGCACGGCCCGAAACAGGTCCGGGCTGGGCGTGCGGGTGAGGACGGTGGCGAGGGAGTATGGAGGGGCCGGTGCCGCGTATCCGGGTGCCCGGTGCGCGTCCGGTGCGGCAGCCCGACGGGGCCCGGAAGGAGAGCCCGTGGACATGGGTGCGACCGACCCCCTGGGGGCCGATCCCGGAGCGGGCCCCGCGCCCTCCGGGACCGGAGGCCTGCTCGATGAGCTGGGCGTGGCCGCGGTTGTCCTCGACGGCGAGGGGCGGATCCGGTTGTGGAGCCCCCAGGCCGAGGAACTCTTCGGATACACCCCCCAGGAGGCGCTCGGGGAGTACGCTGCCCCGCTGCTCGTCTTCGAGGAGCACCTGGAGCAGGTGCTCAACCTGTTCGCCCGCGTCATGGCCGGCGGAGGCATCTGGGCGGGCGCCTTCCCGGTGCGCCACAAGGACGGCAGCAGCCGCCTCGTCGAATTCCGCAACATGCGGCTGGAGGACCAGGAGGGAGCGGGCTACGCCCTGGGGCTGGCCACCGACCAGGCCACTCTGCGGCGCGTGGAGCGCGACCTCGCCCTGTCCACCCGACTGGTGTCGCAGTCGCCGATCGGACTCGCCGTCCTGGACACCGACCTCCGCTACATCTCGGTCAACCCCGCGGAGGAACGCATGAACGGCGTGCCCGCCGCCGAACACGTCGGGCGGCACGCGCACGAGATCATGCCCCAGGTCGACGCGTCCTTCGAGTCGGCGATGCGGAAAGTACTGGACACCGGGGTCTCCGTGATCGACCAGTACACGGTGGGCCGCACCCAAGCCGACCCGGACCACGACCACGCCTGGTCGGTCTCCTTCTACCGGCTCGAGGCGCCGAGCGGGAAGGTGCTGGGCGTGGCCACCCTGAGCGTGGACGTCACCGACCGGCATCGCGCCGCCGAGGAGCAGCGACGCACCGCCATCGCCCTCCAACGAGGCCTGTTGCCCCGGCCCACCCCGCGCCGCCCCGGCCTCGACATCGCGGTCCGCTACCGCCCCGCACAGGCCACCGTGGAGATCGGT
This is a stretch of genomic DNA from Streptomyces sp. NA04227. It encodes these proteins:
- a CDS encoding ABC transporter ATP-binding protein; amino-acid sequence: MAKELEVGHAGRTVLKQVDVSLRAGAITVLVGPNGCGKSTLLRTVAGLLPPIGGEVQIDGRPLNSLSRRSLSQELAFLPQASLVPAGVTVRELVRHGRYAHRGAFARHTDEDLSSIEWALEVTDAGPLADRRLDELSGGERQRAWLATVLAQRAGVLLLDEPTTYLDLRHQFEVLDVVRKLAREHDIACGVVLHDLMQAAAYADEVVVVSDGSVTASGTPEEILTPDTIERAFGLRVDVVRDPESGYLACFPQRSAPAAAS
- a CDS encoding VOC family protein, producing the protein MALNWKLVIDSRDAATLADFWAAALGYEVEDPSPLVEQLLAAGQLPEAAVAEHHGRKTFRGYAAVRHPEDPFDPTSGVGGGRRLLFQDVPEEKSVKNRLHIDIHGEAGGLEVLAARLEALGATRVREVDQGPAGHWWIMRDPEGNEFCAA
- a CDS encoding SpoIIE family protein phosphatase; protein product: MGATDPLGADPGAGPAPSGTGGLLDELGVAAVVLDGEGRIRLWSPQAEELFGYTPQEALGEYAAPLLVFEEHLEQVLNLFARVMAGGGIWAGAFPVRHKDGSSRLVEFRNMRLEDQEGAGYALGLATDQATLRRVERDLALSTRLVSQSPIGLAVLDTDLRYISVNPAEERMNGVPAAEHVGRHAHEIMPQVDASFESAMRKVLDTGVSVIDQYTVGRTQADPDHDHAWSVSFYRLEAPSGKVLGVATLSVDVTDRHRAAEEQRRTAIALQRGLLPRPTPRRPGLDIAVRYRPAQATVEIGGDWYDVIPLSDDKTALVIGDVMGSGVAAAATMGQLRTATRTLADLDLPPEEILHHLDRITDGLGEAIATCVYGVYDPHTAQCDISVAGHLPPLLHHRDGTRELLDLPTGAPLGGCGVDFHTTRLDIHPGEQLILYTDGLVETRDQPIDVRLAALLDALDDPTRPPEETCDRLLHTMRHPSGHDDVALLVARTGMPNSQP